The genomic interval cgtatcagcatttgttccttttaacctcataatctgcttacacaggcttcatctgtgtgtcgtctctgcttgcaaaagcagattgactggagaaaggaatgcttagttcatgaacttcacatgtggttcataggtcacatgacaggccacataacatattcttatccgtgtgtgtaatgcaattagtgaaggacttgtaatcatttaaattaatgaacaatataagcaaatagaatttctataacaacaaatgaattaatttttttttctgaacctcatagacatttagaagtatcaagatatgtatatatgaaaatacttacttgtcaacattagcctattacaattcaagtaaaacattcatgggaaaaatgtcacattttcttgaaaaacccaaagtttatttagaaattagttacatagtgggttttttttcgttgcatctcctacctattaataaagtttttaaaaaaattaacctcagaggatgcgcacgagaaaattgaatatgaaacttttgttagggcacatagaatcatgattaatattctctttgactcttatgctgcctggcaatcttacaaatagctccattttccacttctttgtctagtaacttactaccagtaatatcgaattttctttgagattcgtattgatatctattttttataattatggatatttttacgagtcatcatagacctggataggttcactcattgttaatgccatggataaaaagtttgtacagcggactcttctgaattccaaaatatcagcgaattcatgtgggttaagtctggtctaatggctctctcccctcccgtatttggatgttgtctgaatttactttgcccttgtgacaagtataatttcacttgcaggctgattaatggaacctggttacagtatcctgcagtacgagagtttcacatcgcaacttcaaaaaatcgttcgtcgcagcggacgactacagtcaagtaacaaccgcctacaatgtgaaaggaatttcatggacttcttcgaccgacaccgtatctcgtcgctaatctcgttttcatgcggaacgctccagcgactgtcgggaatcgactacgaaagggacatacttccgacgattacgacccgaaggatattcaactctactgtTGCTGGGCGAatggactcgtgctgggatgtttttttttattcatcgcgaacgtaaatcgtgtagcttaggatgcagagaataagtatgagcgcaaaatggaacgttggacccgcccagcaaattttcccttgttttaaccattgaaaaaggccgtttcatttggctaaacaggtggttgtctggactgtgtaatggacgaaaaggcAAGTTGTttttcgaaagctagttaaaagtgaagtagtataacctcggtcatgtatcctactAATATAAAGTTATcatagtatcctatatatattgatcataaataacagagtcgaaatatatctttgcgtgtacgcaataggaatctcttatataaatgatcataaataacagaatcgaaatatattttttgcgtgtacgcactaggaatatatatataaatgatcataaataacagaatcgaaatatattttttgcgtgtacgcactaggaatctatatataaatgatcataaataacggaatcgaatatATCTttcgtgtacgcaataggaatctattttaaagtgcacatttattaatcataattaatatgaatccatatacatatgtataaacaaatcaggtagcctacaatcaatctgttaccttttatcttaccaatatctgcagttagtatatgattaatgaatcagatatataacagttagcataaagatcaacgaatcaatcagcataaacattaataattttatcaattcatatatgaaattttttatcagttataatatgatttttatcatgttaatcatcattctatgcaattatcagagtacattagtattttctgtagcatatgtatcttaatgagatgaagtgagaaactgtatcattatatatcacgtgatcactattatttaccaatatcattgttttatattttattattattgaatcaattcatgtacacaatgaatttttatttacttatctatatatattcacatagtgtctgtatcacactcctataagtcaaatgcaagtcaagtttgagtaatattcagtggttggttttggtagctgaccgagctaatgtaagtgtttacataataaaaatatggaatgttagtccatatatataaaagaccagattgcttgcaggaatgtgatcagactagagacgctaaagatgacgtatacaataagtatgtaggctaagttgacatgccgtcatctgtggtcatttatttgttttaaaacagtccaagctccctgcttgagacaactaccgcctacgtgatctgtagcgtgtctcattttgattgtgtgttcgtatgaaactatgtcatttggattgtatgttcatatgttcgaactactgtctgttccttcataacttgtaacagagatggtagacggcagaacagagttagtgatcgtcattagaagatctgtacctctttacctaagctttatcatgtagaggaataggattagccatcatcattggcagaagcgatcaagctatcgtcatagaagacttgtacaatcatatctgatcttcagcatgtaaaacttcagaagaatatatatctatttttatatttcgtgttttctacaagaacctcaccgaaccatgagtttaacacatcgtcgtaaagataataccgacttcgtaagtgatctacaaaaccccagacactccgttgaagatggaagtgcaataccaaccgacttagcgtatagattatcgctagtctaacattacctcatagggcgccttatcatacaaggcacaagccctaatatatatatatatatatatatatatatatatatatatatatatatatatatatatatatttaaatatacatacatacatacatacatactcatacatatactatatatatatatatatatatagatatatatataatatatatatataggatatgtttATAGGATAGAGTAGCACGTATCACAATAGGTTTTCATTTGATCTTTATTTccgaaaacaaaagaattttacaAGGAGGCTTCATCTTTCGTATTGTAATACACCCCTCAAAAAACAATGTCaatttaaacgaaaaaaaaaaagatactttaaTCGATTTACACTTATTCACTGATGTAGATGGAGTCGCTAGTTATGGCTAGAGGTTATTCCCTGTGAGAGCCAATAGttagatcagtggtctggttaaactattatgatattattgtaataatgatATGTTAAAAACTGACAGTCAGAGAAGTCTGGACATAAGAAGCCTTCATGAAACAATTTTTGTGTCTATACATGCGATTTGTAATTTGACATCCATTCAATTTATGGAAAATAGTCTTTTATGAAAATGGGAACCCTAAATATGCAGAATATGAAAAATGTGAAAGAAACACAATTAACCAAGCTGCTGGTACATTTCTAATTATTAGGTATTAGCAGTCACAGTATGGATTCGGGTTGTCTTGCATAACCGATTTGAGCATGAAACTGATATAAGAGATGTTATAGGCCTACATTCTGTGAAAAGAGTTTGATCAGTAGTGAAAAAACTCGGCAACCATCGAGAAATTATGTAATAATTTTCCTGTAGATTTGCATGTGAGTGACTGGGTGGAGAGACAGGTGGCCTTCACCATACAAGATTGCAACCATAGCGTGATACACTTTAGCCTAGGAATCCTTAACCTGGAGTTCTGCTCTGGGACTCTCAGCTCAGATAATCTGGCCGGGGCACGTAGGCAGTCACTACATCCTCGCCATAATCTGGCTTTGGTACATACTCGCAAGCTGCCTCCCCTTCGTAATCTGGCAAAGGAATAGAAGGTGCCTTAGGATTGTAAGGAGCGAATTCTCGAATCTTCTCAAGCGGCCGGCTCGCGGGTGTAGAAATTGTTCTGGATCTCTGTTCGCGATGCTGTTGTGATCTGTTTTCTCTGACGCTCCGACTTCTCGGTTTCTGTTCTGGTGATGAGAGAGGCTGTTGTTGCGGCGGTGGTCGCGTTGCGTTTGCGGGAAGTGTCCTTCGAGTGCCGTGATCTCTTGGAGGGAAATGATCCTCCCGCTGGGCCTGCTGCCTGTTTTCTTGTGGAAGGTACCTGGCTTCATGCCCTAGTGGTGGTGTCGGAGGGCGTGGTGCTGTTCGGTAAGCTGCTGGATTTGAAACATGCCTTGGCGGTGGTACTCTGTCATTCTGCACTTGTGGGGGCAAGTACTCTGGTCTTTGCAGGGGGTTCATGGCATCTGGTGGCACATCATTAATGGGCATCATGTGTCCAAAATCTCTGGGAGAATTTTGGTGAGGGTACCTTGCTTCGTCACGGCCTAATGGTGGCACTGGAGGGCGTGGTACATTTTCATAATCTGCTGGATGTGGAGGATGTCTCACGGGTGACCTGTCCTGTAGTGCTTGTTGTGGTGGTAGATGATCTTGTCTTCGTGCGGGTGGTGGAGAATAAACTCTATGGGGAGGGGGTGGCTGTGAATTATAGTGCCCTGAAGATGGAGCATATCTGCTCGGGTCCATCATAGTCCTATCCAGTGGTAGAGGGTGGGGATGCTGTTCAGCATGTCTGCTGCTGTGCATGGCTACTGCCTCTGGAGGGTATGGTTGTAACTGAGGAGGAGGAACCTCTTGTCTGTAATGGGTGGGCGGCTGCTCTCTGCCTGGGGGCCCAGGGGCGTAGTATGGGCCATCATTCAGCCTAGATCCTGGCAAGCGAGGTGACGAATCGGGAGGTGCCAGCATCATAGCTGTGATTCGATCTGAGACGGATTCACTCGGGGAAGGAGGTCTGCCCGGAGGTAGGTGATTGCTGCTGGCTAGTGGTTCTGCAGGAGGTATTAGGAGGTCTTCCGGTGGTGGTGGGTGGTTTTGGCTTGGTTGTTGAGGCGGAGGTAATGAAGACCTGCCACCAGGCAGTAGTGGGGACCACGTCGTAGGGAGGGGTTGCCTTCTACCGCCAGAGAATGTGCCGTTCTGAAGCCAAGCCGGCGGAGGTACGTTATCCTCGAAGAACAGAGGATTTGATGTTTCTCGTTGAGGGCTCAACTCAAACTGGTTGAAGTCGATGTCGAGGTCATCGTCGTTGTTTGGTGCGTAAGAATAACTGGGAGCTGGAAACATCTTTCTTGggccctttttttctttcttttttactgcaTCTGAAATAAAAAGCAAGTTTTAAGTATGATGGCAAAGAAAATTACTCGCAGAACATcatacaataaatattttttttgcaaaaattaaattttttcatacaGTTTCAGCCTACttatgcaaataaattcataCAAAACAACATAATCCAATTTTCTATGTAAATGTTATAAACAGGAATTGGTAATTCATCATTGCCACTATTTTGACACATACAAaaggttattatcattatcattattgtttggGAAAACCTCTATCACGAGATGAAccgagggaagggttcgaaagctttacaaagtgtttttaaattatacacgaactcttaacatttcataatattgtggaccccttagaaaattataattattattattattattattattattattattagcttgaaaatataactttaagTGAGCAGATGGACCATTGAACTAAGAGGAGGGTAGGTGCCACCTTTTTATCAAATTTCTTAGTAACACCCGTCAGCTTATCTCTTCCCAATCTTAATCTGCGAGAACCAGCTATTTATTCTCGGATGGCCTGGGTCAGTGGCTGCATCTTTAACTGTACGTACAggcaagctttggaattctccttCTGCGTATGTTTTCCCTGAACTGTTGATAACCTTCCTTCAAGAGGAGAAAGGTCTGTGAGAGtgctaccttccttccttccttacttagtgctctcgttttttttttttttttttttttttttttgtgtgtgtaaacgaAACCGCCTCCCAGAGGATAGAACTTCTTTCAGAAGCTCAAGAGAAGCTGCAATGTATGGCTACCCTAGTACCATTCGTTgtgcatttgaatacattttctcctatttacttattaattaatttttttccctttttttaatcaGTGAAATTTCTTTCCGCATttcccctttacctcctcttactttttcttaatgaaacactataatattctctggaagcttgaatttcaagtcagtggcccctttggtggtcttgttccttgtgaataggtttcatctcctgaataataataataataataataataataataataataataataataataataataataataataataataatctgttgcTTTATTTTGACCTAGA from Macrobrachium nipponense isolate FS-2020 chromosome 28, ASM1510439v2, whole genome shotgun sequence carries:
- the LOC135201571 gene encoding uncharacterized protein LOC135201571; translation: MFPAPSYSYAPNNDDDLDIDFNQFELSPQRETSNPLFFEDNVPPPAWLQNGTFSGGRRQPLPTTWSPLLPGGRSSLPPPQQPSQNHPPPPEDLLIPPAEPLASSNHLPPGRPPSPSESVSDRITAMMLAPPDSSPRLPGSRLNDGPYYAPGPPGREQPPTHYRQEVPPPQLQPYPPEAVAMHSSRHAEQHPHPLPLDRTMMDPSRYAPSSGHYNSQPPPPHRVYSPPPARRQDHLPPQQALQDRSPVRHPPHPADYENVPRPPVPPLGRDEARYPHQNSPRDFGHMMPINDVPPDAMNPLQRPEYLPPQVQNDRVPPPRHVSNPAAYRTAPRPPTPPLGHEARYLPQENRQQAQREDHFPPRDHGTRRTLPANATRPPPQQQPLSSPEQKPRSRSVRENRSQQHREQRSRTISTPASRPLEKIREFAPYNPKAPSIPLPDYEGEAACEYVPKPDYGEDVVTAYVPRPDYLS